From Pseudoleptotrichia goodfellowii, a single genomic window includes:
- a CDS encoding MjaI family restriction endonuclease: MKFTIKNEKIQKINENIKTEFPKYVTQLINCANQNAQGTRPKVVGQLSELFPEYREDNDNISIESWENWYCSHYPNAIEEATDKIFAQINKLKEVITLIDRNMIKKWVKDLVINKTYNGMYIQKAILATIAEKNNVKYRLADSHEESKNIDGYVGNTPYSIKPTSYKNMEQLSETINVKIIYYEKKKDGLYIEVED, from the coding sequence ATGAAATTTACTATAAAAAATGAAAAAATTCAAAAAATTAATGAAAATATAAAAACAGAGTTTCCTAAATATGTAACTCAACTAATTAATTGTGCAAATCAAAATGCTCAAGGTACTCGTCCTAAAGTAGTTGGGCAATTGTCTGAACTTTTTCCTGAATATAGGGAAGATAATGACAATATCTCAATTGAAAGTTGGGAAAATTGGTATTGCAGTCACTATCCAAATGCAATAGAAGAAGCAACGGATAAAATTTTTGCTCAGATTAATAAATTAAAAGAAGTGATAACTCTCATAGATAGAAATATGATAAAAAAATGGGTTAAAGATTTAGTTATAAATAAAACTTATAATGGTATGTATATTCAAAAAGCTATACTTGCAACTATTGCAGAAAAAAACAATGTTAAATATAGATTAGCTGACTCACATGAAGAATCAAAAAATATAGATGGTTATGTGGGAAATACTCCATATTCTATAAAACCAACTTCTTATAAAAATATGGAACAATTATCTGAAACTATAAATGTAAAAATAATCTATTACGAAAAGAAAAAGGATGGTTTATATATTGAAGTTGAAGATTGA
- a CDS encoding helix-turn-helix domain-containing protein, translating to MEILETFASNVKKYRIKSGFSQEKLAEKTGLHRTYISDIECCRRSISLKNIQLISNALGVETYQLFLKEEKK from the coding sequence ATGGAAATTTTGGAAACATTTGCTTCTAATGTAAAAAAATATAGGATAAAATCAGGATTTTCTCAAGAAAAATTAGCAGAAAAAACAGGATTACATCGTACTTATATCAGTGATATTGAATGTTGTCGACGAAGTATATCTCTAAAGAACATTCAACTTATTTCTAATGCTTTAGGAGTAGAGACTTATCAACTTTTTTTAAAGGAGGAAAAAAAATAA
- the rlmB gene encoding 23S rRNA (guanosine(2251)-2'-O)-methyltransferase RlmB, with product MEKIIGINPVMEVLKSDKNIEKIEVYKGIKKDTIKEILNLASKRNIKIFYTDRRTENSQGVVALVSEFDYYLELTEFFEKVLAKDKSIVVILDQIQDPRNFGAIIRSAECFGVDGIVIQDRNNVKVTETVVKSSTGAIEHVDIIKVTNISDTIDKFKKYGYKVYGAEADGENLYYEESYPKKVCLVLGSEGNGMRKKVREHCDKTLKIHLKGQINSLNVSVAGGIILAEMSK from the coding sequence ATGGAAAAAATAATAGGAATAAATCCGGTAATGGAAGTTTTGAAATCGGATAAAAATATTGAAAAAATAGAAGTGTATAAAGGAATTAAAAAAGATACGATAAAAGAAATACTGAATCTTGCGAGTAAAAGAAATATAAAAATATTTTATACAGACAGAAGAACGGAAAATTCTCAAGGTGTAGTTGCATTGGTTTCTGAATTTGACTATTATTTGGAATTAACTGAATTTTTTGAAAAAGTATTGGCAAAAGATAAGTCCATAGTAGTAATTTTGGATCAAATACAGGATCCGAGAAATTTCGGAGCGATAATAAGAAGTGCCGAGTGTTTCGGAGTAGACGGAATTGTAATACAGGACAGAAACAATGTAAAAGTAACAGAAACCGTAGTAAAATCATCTACAGGAGCAATAGAACATGTAGATATTATAAAAGTTACAAATATTTCCGATACAATAGACAAATTTAAAAAGTACGGATATAAAGTCTATGGAGCGGAAGCAGACGGAGAAAATCTTTATTATGAGGAAAGTTATCCTAAGAAAGTGTGTCTTGTTTTGGGAAGTGAAGGAAACGGAATGAGAAAAAAAGTAAGAGAACATTGTGATAAAACACTAAAAATACATTTAAAAGGGCAAATAAACTCGCTGAATGTATCTGTTGCAGGAGGAATAATACTGGCTGAAATGAGTAAATAG
- a CDS encoding GTP-binding protein, which produces MKVLVISGFLGAGKTTFIKQMIKATNREYVIFENEFGDVNIDGEILKKSVNQDKTENEEINVWELSSGCACCSTKADFMSSLLVIDNTLNPDFLIVEPSGIALLSNILNNVKKIGYERIELLAPITVIDAQTYFKYKSKYAEVFLDQISVSTHIQLSKIENLSDDELKLIADDIKTINNTANIYIGDYHKADTDYWNGLFSGELIKPDSDEIKIVKSKMKNVTFRDAHIRDMRAALFFLDKIIFNYYGEINRGKGVFKTPDYNIHFDLVDKNYSMYFSQEEAENSVVFIGPEIDKELLIKELEKMGEIII; this is translated from the coding sequence ATGAAAGTACTTGTAATTTCAGGTTTTCTGGGAGCCGGAAAAACGACATTTATAAAACAGATGATAAAAGCTACAAACAGAGAATATGTCATTTTTGAAAATGAGTTCGGAGATGTGAACATAGACGGAGAAATATTGAAAAAGTCGGTAAATCAGGACAAAACTGAAAATGAAGAGATAAATGTTTGGGAATTATCCAGTGGATGTGCCTGTTGCAGTACAAAAGCCGATTTTATGTCATCGCTTTTAGTAATTGATAATACTTTAAATCCTGACTTTCTTATTGTCGAGCCTTCAGGAATAGCATTGTTGAGCAATATACTGAATAATGTGAAAAAAATCGGATACGAAAGAATAGAATTACTTGCTCCGATTACTGTAATTGATGCTCAGACATATTTTAAATATAAAAGTAAATATGCTGAAGTATTTTTGGATCAGATAAGTGTATCTACCCATATTCAGCTGTCAAAAATAGAAAATTTGTCCGATGATGAACTGAAATTAATAGCTGATGATATAAAAACGATAAATAATACTGCAAATATTTACATAGGGGATTATCATAAAGCTGATACTGATTATTGGAACGGATTGTTCAGCGGAGAGCTTATAAAACCTGATTCTGATGAGATAAAAATTGTAAAAAGTAAAATGAAAAATGTTACTTTTAGAGATGCACATATAAGAGATATGAGAGCGGCATTGTTTTTTCTTGATAAAATAATATTTAATTATTACGGTGAAATAAACAGGGGAAAAGGTGTTTTTAAAACTCCTGATTATAATATACATTTTGATTTGGTCGATAAAAACTACAGTATGTATTTTTCTCAGGAAGAAGCTGAAAACAGTGTTGTTTTCATAGGTCCGGAGATTGATAAAGAGTTGCTGATAAAAGAATTGGAGAAAATGGGGGAAATAATTATATAA
- a CDS encoding NAD(P)-dependent alcohol dehydrogenase: protein MAEKMKAFVMKKIGEVGWIEKDRPACGPLDAIIKPLALAPCTSDIHTVYEGGVGERFDMVLGHEGCGEVVEVGELVKDFKPGDRVLVTAITPDWNSVEAQAGYSMHSGGMLAGWKFSNVKDGMFGEYFHVNDADGNLALIPKGMDYGVACMLSDMVPTGFHAAELADVQFGDVVAVFGLGPVGLMGVAGAALKGAGRIFAVDSREQVIPIAKAYGATDIIDFKKAPTEDQIMELTDGKGVDKVIIAGGDQRLFETAMKILKPGGRLGNVNYLGSGEYIQVPRVEWGAGMGHKFIHGGLMPGGRLRLEKLARLIEFGKLDPGLMITHRFDGFENVEKALELMRTKADGVIKPVVYMTSQRVNE from the coding sequence ATGGCAGAGAAGATGAAAGCGTTCGTAATGAAAAAAATAGGAGAAGTAGGGTGGATTGAAAAAGACAGACCTGCGTGCGGTCCGTTGGATGCAATTATAAAACCTTTGGCATTGGCTCCTTGTACATCCGATATTCACACAGTATATGAAGGCGGAGTCGGAGAACGTTTTGATATGGTATTGGGACATGAAGGTTGCGGAGAAGTAGTTGAAGTGGGAGAGTTGGTTAAAGACTTTAAACCTGGAGACAGAGTTTTGGTTACGGCTATAACTCCCGACTGGAATTCTGTTGAAGCTCAGGCAGGATATTCAATGCATTCGGGAGGAATGTTGGCAGGATGGAAATTCTCAAATGTTAAAGACGGAATGTTCGGAGAATATTTTCATGTAAATGATGCTGACGGAAACTTGGCATTGATACCTAAAGGAATGGATTACGGTGTAGCCTGCATGCTTAGTGATATGGTGCCTACAGGATTTCATGCTGCGGAATTGGCTGATGTTCAGTTCGGAGATGTTGTTGCAGTATTCGGATTAGGTCCTGTCGGACTTATGGGAGTTGCAGGAGCGGCATTGAAAGGTGCAGGAAGAATATTTGCGGTAGATTCAAGAGAACAGGTAATTCCTATTGCAAAAGCCTACGGAGCAACTGATATTATAGACTTTAAAAAAGCACCTACAGAAGATCAGATTATGGAATTGACAGATGGAAAAGGTGTAGATAAAGTTATTATTGCCGGAGGAGATCAAAGATTATTTGAAACAGCAATGAAAATCCTAAAACCGGGGGGAAGATTAGGAAATGTGAACTATTTGGGAAGCGGAGAATACATTCAGGTTCCGAGAGTGGAATGGGGAGCAGGAATGGGACATAAATTTATTCACGGAGGATTAATGCCGGGCGGAAGATTAAGACTTGAAAAACTTGCAAGATTAATCGAATTCGGTAAATTGGATCCGGGATTAATGATTACTCACAGATTCGACGGATTTGAAAATGTAGAAAAAGCATTGGAATTAATGAGAACTAAAGCGGACGGAGTAATCAAACCTGTTGTTTATATGACATCACAAAGAGTAAATGAATAA
- a CDS encoding endonuclease/exonuclease/phosphatase family protein → MKRKIIFLTLFTILAGVSLGETISEIQGDNMYSTMENKRVTKVEGVVTAVKKSKDNNGFFIQSRKPDKDDRTSEGIYIENKTDVEVKRGDLVRLEGEVKEIYFGKIDKSQPATTSIQADKIKVLKENVKVTPVILTGKEIPKTVRNGNNPVLDIKNNAMDYYESLEGTLVKIKDPVITGFKEKYGDITVVPSNGMYAETRSINGGVVYNNYEKEQTQRITINTTSWNLVENGKFKNNLTPNPGDKFNGDIEGVIYFENSEYRLYPVSAFPGITDGKTARETNKYKYDKEMLNVVSYNIENFSHVDGPERVKELANQVATVLQTPDILGLIEVGDDDGQKKSEVVTAKNNVEAIVNAIKEKTGIDYGYMTVNPTDGKDGGWPEMHIRNVILYRKDRVKPVKFNQGNSQKDTEVVKKGNKVQLTYNPGRIGNNDEIWTDVRKPVIAQFEFKGQNLFVLANHLKSKRFDEKIYGTSHPVIRKSEEVRNPQGKQINNFVKSILNNDPKATVIVLGDMNDFEFSQTIKNINGDELIDTISELPVNERYSYVYQGASQTLDNIMINKKYKGQVNVDVIRINSEFTIDQGSFSDHDPVFIQFKIQ, encoded by the coding sequence ATGAAAAGAAAAATTATATTCTTAACTTTGTTTACTATTTTAGCCGGAGTTTCTCTTGGAGAAACGATTTCCGAAATACAGGGAGATAATATGTATTCGACTATGGAAAATAAGAGAGTTACAAAAGTGGAAGGTGTAGTAACTGCCGTGAAAAAAAGTAAAGACAACAACGGATTTTTTATACAGTCCCGAAAACCTGATAAAGATGACAGAACTTCTGAAGGAATTTATATTGAAAACAAAACCGATGTTGAAGTAAAAAGAGGTGATTTAGTGAGACTGGAAGGAGAGGTAAAAGAAATATATTTCGGTAAAATCGACAAATCCCAACCTGCTACGACTTCCATACAAGCTGATAAAATCAAAGTTTTAAAAGAAAATGTCAAAGTTACTCCTGTTATTCTTACAGGAAAAGAAATTCCCAAAACTGTAAGAAACGGCAATAATCCTGTACTTGACATAAAAAATAATGCTATGGATTATTATGAATCACTGGAAGGAACTTTAGTAAAAATTAAAGATCCTGTAATAACAGGATTTAAAGAAAAATACGGAGATATAACAGTTGTTCCGAGTAACGGAATGTATGCTGAAACAAGAAGTATTAACGGAGGAGTTGTATATAATAATTATGAAAAAGAACAGACTCAAAGAATAACAATAAATACAACCTCATGGAACTTAGTTGAAAACGGAAAATTTAAAAATAATCTGACTCCTAATCCCGGAGATAAATTTAACGGAGATATAGAAGGTGTTATTTATTTTGAAAACAGTGAATACAGACTGTATCCTGTATCGGCTTTTCCGGGAATAACAGATGGAAAAACTGCAAGAGAAACAAATAAATACAAATATGACAAAGAAATGCTGAATGTTGTTTCTTATAATATCGAAAATTTTTCTCATGTTGACGGTCCCGAAAGAGTAAAAGAACTGGCAAATCAGGTTGCAACAGTGCTTCAAACTCCTGATATACTAGGTTTAATAGAAGTCGGAGATGACGACGGTCAGAAAAAAAGCGAAGTCGTAACTGCCAAAAATAATGTAGAAGCTATTGTAAATGCAATAAAAGAAAAAACGGGCATAGATTACGGATATATGACTGTAAATCCTACTGACGGAAAAGACGGAGGATGGCCTGAAATGCACATCCGTAATGTAATATTATACAGAAAAGACAGAGTAAAACCTGTTAAATTCAATCAGGGAAATTCTCAAAAAGATACGGAAGTTGTAAAAAAAGGAAATAAAGTCCAACTCACATACAATCCTGGAAGAATAGGAAACAATGATGAAATATGGACTGATGTCAGAAAACCTGTAATTGCACAATTTGAGTTTAAAGGACAAAATCTGTTTGTATTGGCAAACCATTTAAAATCAAAAAGATTTGACGAGAAAATTTACGGAACTTCCCATCCTGTAATTAGAAAATCCGAAGAAGTGAGAAATCCTCAGGGAAAACAGATTAACAATTTTGTAAAAAGTATCTTGAATAACGATCCGAAAGCTACTGTAATAGTTCTCGGAGATATGAATGATTTTGAATTTTCTCAAACAATAAAAAACATAAACGGCGATGAATTGATAGACACTATATCCGAATTGCCCGTGAATGAAAGATATTCTTACGTTTATCAGGGAGCTTCCCAAACACTTGACAATATTATGATTAACAAAAAATACAAAGGTCAGGTCAATGTAGATGTTATAAGAATAAACTCGGAATTTACGATAGATCAGGGTTCATTCAGCGATCACGATCCTGTATTTATACAATTTAAAATTCAATAA
- the murA gene encoding UDP-N-acetylglucosamine 1-carboxyvinyltransferase, producing the protein MVDGFKIKGKTPLNGTIKVSGAKNAALPIIIATLVARGEYTLKNVPNLRDIRILMKLLEDLGMKTEKVDETTYKIINNGFKRNEASYEIVKQMRASFLVMGPMIANLEESVVSLPGGCAIGSRPVDLHLKGFEALGAEITRVHGYIHAKSDKLKGAEIPLTFPSVGATQNLMMAAVKIPGKTVISNAAREPEIIDLGNFLIKMGAKINGLGTPNIEIEGVDDLHGVEYSIMPDRIEAGTYVIASLITEGDLKIENINLEDLGVFRSELEAMGVKFEYNGNVLTVTGNLKELKPSKIRTMPHPGFPTDMQPQMMLLQTLVNGVSSMEETVFENRFMHVPEFNRMGADISIRHGVAVINGGLPLTGAEVMSSDLRAGAALVLAGLAADGETTVNRVYHIDRGYDKLEEKLNAVGAKIERVKLDI; encoded by the coding sequence GTGGTTGACGGATTTAAAATCAAAGGAAAAACACCTTTAAACGGAACGATAAAAGTCAGTGGAGCTAAAAATGCAGCTCTTCCGATAATAATAGCTACATTGGTAGCAAGAGGAGAATATACTTTAAAAAATGTTCCTAATCTTAGAGATATCAGAATATTAATGAAACTTTTGGAAGATTTGGGAATGAAAACTGAAAAAGTTGATGAAACAACTTATAAAATAATAAATAACGGATTTAAGAGAAATGAAGCAAGTTATGAAATAGTAAAACAGATGAGAGCTTCTTTTTTAGTGATGGGACCTATGATTGCAAATCTTGAAGAGTCTGTAGTTTCACTTCCGGGAGGATGTGCGATAGGTTCAAGACCTGTAGATCTTCATTTGAAAGGATTTGAAGCTTTAGGAGCTGAAATAACAAGAGTTCACGGATATATTCATGCAAAATCCGATAAATTAAAAGGTGCGGAAATACCTTTGACTTTTCCGAGCGTAGGAGCAACACAAAACTTAATGATGGCAGCAGTTAAAATTCCGGGAAAAACTGTGATTTCAAATGCTGCAAGAGAGCCTGAGATTATTGATTTAGGGAACTTTTTAATCAAGATGGGAGCGAAAATAAACGGGCTTGGAACACCGAATATTGAAATAGAAGGAGTAGATGATCTTCACGGAGTGGAATATTCCATAATGCCTGATAGAATTGAAGCGGGAACATATGTTATAGCTTCACTTATTACCGAAGGAGATTTGAAAATTGAAAATATAAATCTTGAAGATTTGGGAGTATTCAGATCCGAATTGGAAGCTATGGGTGTAAAATTCGAGTATAACGGAAATGTTTTGACTGTAACGGGTAATTTAAAAGAATTGAAACCTTCAAAAATAAGAACAATGCCTCATCCGGGATTTCCTACGGATATGCAGCCTCAAATGATGTTGTTGCAGACATTGGTAAACGGAGTAAGCTCAATGGAAGAAACTGTGTTTGAAAACAGATTTATGCATGTGCCTGAGTTTAATAGAATGGGAGCCGATATAAGTATAAGACACGGAGTAGCTGTAATCAACGGAGGCTTACCTTTAACAGGAGCGGAAGTTATGTCTTCTGATTTGAGAGCGGGAGCGGCACTTGTACTTGCGGGACTTGCAGCAGACGGAGAAACTACTGTAAACAGAGTATATCATATAGACAGAGGATATGACAAACTTGAAGAAAAACTTAATGCAGTAGGTGCAAAAATTGAGAGAGTTAAGTTGGATATATAG
- a CDS encoding YueI family protein — protein sequence MKSNGNESKAELMKNIENFKDRVREIKLEKNIFLGEFKERVLAALTREQVKEKGIYPEIEKALESKEAKKMIISREMDFNDIKKYINLAKSKNIPYKMIDSLLYTGEIGLVVASDDALSEPLENPVVKTKEEKFKEKNLPPIYYKSIGSKICEFHREIIKNELPEYEHSYKEIGFMDSLLGTRCPICEKLGGKKRG from the coding sequence ATGAAAAGTAATGGTAATGAGTCAAAAGCAGAGTTGATGAAAAATATTGAGAATTTCAAAGACAGAGTAAGAGAAATAAAACTCGAAAAAAATATATTTTTGGGAGAGTTTAAAGAAAGAGTATTGGCTGCTTTGACAAGAGAACAGGTGAAGGAAAAAGGAATTTATCCTGAAATAGAAAAAGCTTTGGAAAGTAAAGAAGCTAAAAAAATGATTATTTCAAGGGAAATGGATTTTAATGATATAAAAAAATATATAAATCTTGCTAAAAGTAAAAATATACCTTATAAAATGATAGACAGTCTGTTATATACAGGAGAAATAGGTCTTGTAGTAGCTTCTGACGATGCTTTGAGTGAGCCGCTTGAAAATCCGGTTGTAAAGACTAAAGAGGAAAAATTTAAAGAAAAAAATTTGCCGCCGATTTATTATAAATCCATAGGCAGTAAAATATGCGAATTTCACAGAGAAATAATAAAAAACGAGTTACCTGAATATGAACACAGTTATAAAGAAATAGGATTTATGGACTCTCTTCTCGGAACGAGATGTCCGATTTGCGAAAAATTAGGAGGAAAGAAACGTGGTTGA
- the xerA gene encoding site-specific tyrosine recombinase/integron integrase, with protein MENNNKIIVEEIEKKNKKENEKESKIERENNLFIKEFSDYLSFEKGSSKNTVAGYERDLKIFFDYIQKSATDIKEEDIYEYIEEISRELKRNSVLRKIASIRTFYKFCYLNKMVKEDPTGMIKSLKREKRLPEVLNLKEVKTIIDNIGHTPEGMRDRLIIKFLIATGARVSEILNLNIKDVENQGYEFIKVLGKGSKYRIVPIYESLENEIKDYISNYRPKLKGSENSFKLFSDTRRENFWKRLKKTAKDAGIEKNVYPHIFRHSVATVLLSNGADIRIVQEILGHANISTTEIYTHVEKSDLKRIYNKIKIGDE; from the coding sequence ATGGAAAATAACAATAAAATAATCGTTGAAGAAATTGAAAAAAAAAATAAGAAAGAAAATGAGAAAGAAAGTAAAATTGAAAGAGAAAATAATCTGTTTATAAAAGAGTTTTCTGATTATCTTTCTTTTGAAAAAGGAAGCTCGAAAAATACTGTTGCAGGATACGAAAGAGATCTGAAAATATTTTTTGATTATATTCAAAAATCGGCAACAGACATAAAGGAAGAAGATATTTATGAGTATATTGAAGAAATAAGCAGAGAACTGAAAAGGAATTCGGTACTTAGAAAAATAGCTTCGATAAGGACTTTTTACAAATTCTGTTATTTAAATAAAATGGTGAAAGAAGATCCGACAGGAATGATAAAAAGTCTGAAAAGAGAGAAAAGACTTCCTGAAGTTCTGAATCTGAAAGAAGTGAAAACTATTATAGATAATATTGGACATACTCCTGAAGGAATGAGGGACAGACTTATTATAAAATTTCTGATTGCGACAGGGGCAAGGGTTTCGGAAATACTCAATTTGAACATAAAAGATGTAGAAAATCAGGGATATGAGTTTATAAAAGTTTTGGGAAAAGGTTCTAAATATAGGATAGTACCTATTTATGAGAGTCTGGAAAATGAAATAAAAGACTATATATCCAATTACAGACCTAAACTTAAAGGAAGTGAAAATTCTTTTAAACTTTTTTCCGATACGAGAAGGGAAAATTTCTGGAAAAGATTAAAAAAAACTGCAAAAGATGCAGGAATAGAGAAAAATGTATATCCCCATATATTCAGACATTCGGTTGCGACAGTTCTTTTGAGTAACGGAGCCGATATAAGAATTGTTCAGGAAATATTAGGACATGCAAATATAAGCACTACAGAAATATATACACATGTAGAAAAGTCCGATTTGAAAAGGATTTACAATAAAATTAAAATCGGAGATGAATAA
- the recN gene encoding DNA repair protein RecN — protein sequence MLRELRLNNLAIIKNMDLEFNSNMITLTGETGAGKSIILDGISLLIGERNQAEMIRTGEESLFAEGVFDLNENQIKRLNKLGFEIEDNELIISRYFDRNSKSKVTVNGMRITVTKLKELMGNVLDLVGQHEHQYLLNKSYHLNLLDKFLDKDGIELYKKIRKNVMGLKSLNEKISEMEAEKSKIIEKKDIFEFQVNEINNLDLKENEDNELEEEYKILFNSGKIGEKLGNSLQSLKDGEYSVLNSLGRVRKNLEQLSGISETYSELKEKIESIVYDVEDISYSIEAFSQETKTDDMRLEAVVHRIDEINKLKLKYGSTIEEILSYRDEIQKKLAFISFENNELEELKKQKREKIEEYYKDCEKLSKLRKNIAKKMESTIDTQLKDLNMGNAQFKVEFSEKSAISPKGKDDAEFMMTTNPGESFKPLSKIASGGEVSRIMLALKTVFSKVDNISVLIFDEIDTGISGETVRKVAEKLKELSANVQVICVTHSPQIAAKAEQQFFIKKEIENNLTETKVRELNTEERIREIARIISGDNITEASIVHAKEIMGL from the coding sequence ATGCTGAGAGAGTTAAGATTAAATAATTTGGCAATAATAAAAAATATGGATTTGGAATTTAACAGTAATATGATTACTCTGACAGGAGAAACAGGAGCCGGGAAGTCAATAATACTGGACGGAATCTCTCTTCTTATAGGAGAAAGAAATCAAGCCGAGATGATAAGAACAGGAGAAGAAAGCCTTTTTGCAGAAGGTGTTTTTGATTTGAATGAAAATCAGATTAAAAGGCTTAATAAATTAGGATTTGAAATAGAAGATAATGAACTTATAATTTCAAGATATTTTGACAGAAACTCAAAGTCCAAAGTAACAGTGAACGGAATGAGAATAACTGTTACCAAATTAAAGGAACTTATGGGAAATGTGCTGGATTTGGTAGGACAGCATGAACATCAGTATTTATTGAATAAAAGTTACCATTTGAATCTGCTTGATAAATTTTTGGATAAAGACGGAATAGAATTATATAAAAAAATAAGAAAAAACGTAATGGGGTTAAAAAGTTTAAATGAAAAAATATCCGAAATGGAAGCAGAAAAATCAAAAATAATCGAAAAAAAGGATATATTTGAATTTCAAGTCAATGAAATAAATAATCTTGACTTAAAAGAAAATGAAGATAATGAACTGGAAGAAGAATATAAAATATTGTTTAATTCAGGAAAAATAGGTGAAAAACTGGGGAATTCTCTTCAAAGCCTGAAAGACGGGGAATATTCAGTTTTAAACTCTTTAGGCAGAGTGAGAAAAAATCTTGAACAATTATCGGGTATATCAGAAACATATTCGGAATTAAAAGAAAAAATAGAGAGTATAGTATATGATGTGGAAGATATATCTTATTCTATCGAGGCTTTTTCCCAGGAAACAAAGACGGATGATATGAGATTGGAAGCCGTTGTTCACAGAATAGACGAGATAAATAAATTGAAATTAAAATACGGTTCTACGATTGAAGAAATTCTTTCTTATAGAGATGAGATTCAGAAAAAACTTGCTTTTATAAGTTTTGAAAATAATGAATTGGAAGAACTTAAAAAACAAAAAAGAGAAAAAATCGAAGAATATTATAAAGATTGTGAAAAGTTAAGTAAATTGAGAAAAAATATTGCGAAAAAAATGGAAAGCACTATAGATACTCAGTTAAAAGATCTTAATATGGGAAATGCACAGTTTAAAGTGGAATTTAGTGAGAAATCCGCTATAAGTCCTAAAGGAAAAGATGATGCGGAATTTATGATGACAACCAATCCGGGAGAAAGTTTCAAGCCATTATCCAAAATAGCTTCAGGAGGAGAAGTTTCCCGTATAATGCTTGCATTAAAAACAGTATTTTCAAAAGTCGACAATATATCGGTATTGATATTTGACGAGATTGATACGGGAATTTCAGGGGAAACAGTGAGAAAAGTAGCAGAAAAACTGAAAGAACTGTCGGCAAATGTTCAGGTAATCTGTGTTACTCATTCGCCGCAAATTGCAGCCAAAGCAGAGCAGCAATTTTTCATAAAAAAAGAAATCGAAAATAATCTGACTGAAACGAAAGTCAGAGAACTGAATACCGAAGAACGTATAAGAGAAATAGCGAGAATAATATCCGGAGATAATATAACCGAAGCATCTATTGTTCACGCTAAAGAAATTATGGGGTTGTAA
- a CDS encoding NAD(+)/NADH kinase: MKAILKDSENSIQKDKKTVNIVRKIKIVKNRYVKEELLTGFYEYIKRNNIIEVVNVKNADLIVSFGGDGTILVAAKETVKKDIPVLAVNMGTVGYMAEIKPENAVEMLENYQENKCIIDERAFLEVEYNGEIFYALNELLIIKGGLVSHLINVEVYANDIIVNKYRADGVIVATPTGSTAYSLSAGGSIVHPKLNALSITPLLPQSLTARPIIVNGNDKLSFKVYTRDNDAHLNIDGSECFRVTDTDEIKATLSEKKVKIIRSENSDYYNILREKLKWGDTF, encoded by the coding sequence ATGAAGGCGATTTTGAAAGATTCTGAGAACAGCATTCAAAAAGACAAAAAAACAGTAAATATCGTAAGAAAAATAAAAATAGTGAAAAACAGATATGTAAAAGAAGAATTACTGACAGGTTTTTATGAATATATAAAAAGAAATAATATAATAGAAGTAGTGAATGTAAAAAATGCGGATTTGATAGTATCTTTCGGAGGAGACGGAACTATTCTCGTAGCTGCAAAAGAAACTGTGAAAAAAGATATACCTGTATTAGCGGTAAATATGGGTACAGTAGGCTATATGGCGGAAATAAAGCCTGAAAATGCTGTAGAAATGCTTGAAAATTATCAGGAAAACAAGTGTATAATAGATGAAAGAGCATTTCTGGAAGTAGAATATAACGGTGAAATTTTTTATGCACTGAATGAGCTTCTGATTATAAAAGGAGGGCTTGTTTCTCATCTTATAAATGTGGAAGTTTATGCCAATGATATTATTGTGAATAAATATAGGGCAGACGGAGTAATTGTTGCGACACCTACAGGATCTACAGCTTATTCGCTTTCGGCAGGAGGGTCTATAGTTCATCCTAAACTGAATGCTTTGTCAATAACACCGTTATTGCCTCAAAGTCTTACAGCAAGACCGATTATAGTAAACGGAAATGATAAACTGAGTTTCAAAGTATACACGAGAGATAATGATGCTCATTTGAATATTGACGGGAGTGAATGTTTCAGAGTTACAGATACAGATGAAATAAAAGCAACATTATCCGAAAAAAAAGTAAAAATAATAAGAAGTGAAAATAGCGATTATTATAATATATTAAGAGAAAAACTTAAATGGGGAGATACATTTTAA